TGGCCTAAAGGGACGATTGATGCGCTGCTAAACGGCGAAGAATTGCCACCAATCCCTCTTGTCGACCGAACAGACTGTGATGTCACGGCTGGGATGAGTGAAACGCAGGTATCCGGACAGCATCTCGCATCAGCTTTCGAGCAAGTCGCTCAATTCAACGTCATTGCGCTTGAAACGCTTTCGCCCCGTGACCGCATCTTTGGATTGTCGTGGTTGCTAGGCCGGGACATTCACGACATTGATCTGCTAACAGAGCGAGACGCCGAAGAACTTCTCGCAATCGTCAAAGCGGCTTTCATGCGAGAAGGCCGCCGACTGCAAACGAGTAAGGACGCTTATCGGACCGCTAGCACTCCAAGTGGCTTCACGCGAGCACAGATTGATAGCGAACTGGAAAACGGCGGCACTTTTGCTGATGCAATTCGACGTTTGTCGGATAGAGAAGATGATTTGCTTCATCAGGAGGTTTACGGTGGGACACCACCGCCTGACCCTGACGATTACGGCGTGTACGCGCAGCGAGGCGACGTAGAAGCCGAACAAGAAGCCTCCCAAGAAATGCCATGACGACCGGACCGTCCAACGAATCTACCGCCCTCATCCCAAAGCATGAAGGTGACTACTTCGTTTACGCCGACGAAACAGGCAACCTTGACTTCAAGAGCGCCGATTCGCCGTACTTTGGCTTCGGGACAGCAATGTTCCCAGCCAACCACGCCACGCAGATGTGGGATGCTCACTTCCTGCGCCTATCCCTCCAAGACCAAGGAGTAAGCCTGCCAAATGGGTTCCACGCCGCAAAAGACAGCTGGAACGTACGCCGACAAGTCTTCTTAATGTTGGCAGACCAAGAAATCACGGTTGACTCAACGTTCCTGTACAAAGCCAATGCCTATAAAAAGATTCTCTTACATGCTGATCCGCAAATGAGGCTCTACAAAATGGCGTGGTACCTGCACTTTAAAGACTTGTGTCAGCGGCGTATACCTAAGCAGGCTCACATATATGCCATAGTTGCATCGTTTGGAACCAAGATGCGTGCAGAAGCCGCCAGAGAAGCGTTGAAAGATGTGGCAGACCAGCAGCCACAAGACATTACCTTATGCGTATGGGATTCGGCCTCTTGTTTCGGTCTGCAAGCCGCCGATTATGCACTGTGGGCGATCAATCGCCACGTAAGCGGAAGGGCACTTGATCATTATGAAGATCTCATTAAGCCGTACGTGAGATCTGTTTTCCTACCTTGGGGAAATAAGTAGTGTCGGCTATCCCCGCTTGGGGGAAGTCCACCTCCGGAAGACTTATCGCCGACACTGAAAGTGTATCATTTAGCCTTCGTCTGTCTCAAGAAAACCAGCACGCTACCGTCTCCAACTGCACGTGCCTACAGTTACGATCATGCGCGCGAGTGCTCCATCGTGGGATCAAGTCGTGCGAGAAGCGGCGCGTGAACAGATCACGCTGCGCCGCTCACGCCTGCACGGTGCGCGCGGACTATGGGTACCAGCCCAGCGCACCATCTGGGTGGACAGCCGCCTGCCTGACCATCACGCTGCGCCCACGTTGGCGCACGAGCTGATCCACGCGCGCAGGGGTGACAGTGAGTGTGCGACTGATACTCTGGCGGAACAGATGATTGATCAGCGCGTGGCACGCATGTGGATTAGCCGGGCTGCGTATGCTCGCCTGGAACACGAGTACGGTGGAGATGTGTGGATGATTGCCGACAGTTTGGATGTGCCCGTGTGGGTGGTGCAGGCGTACCGTCGAGTACTGGAGCGGGAGCGGTGCGGCTTTTGACCCGCGCCGCCACGGCTACGACATTCACGGAGACGAAGACGAGCAAACACAAATGGAGCCATAATGTTCGGAAGAAAAAAGCAACAAATCCAACAACTTCAGGAACAAGTTGATAGTCTTCAACAAGTTCTGGCCGAGGCCGGAGGCGGCGACCTCGCCGGGTTAGCCGAAGAAGTTGTAACAAAACGAGCCGAACTTCAAAGCCTTATTCGAGAGCTAGACTCGGAAACTGAAAAAGCTCAAAGCAAGCTGGCAAAGACGCAAAGTGAACTTAACGAAACCGAGCAGAAACTCAGTCATACTCAGAACGAATTGGATGCGCTGCGAGGGCTTTACGCTGACGTTCATGCATTAGATGAGCTTGGGTTTACCAGCTATGCGAATCCTGCTAAAGATTCCGTTGCACTTGGAGAAGAACTAAAACGTGTGCAGACCGAGGCTAAACAGATTCTTCAGAGCAAGCGCGCCACTACAGCCGTAAGTGGTTTCACTTTCAATAACTCTGCTGCCAAAGGGCGCAAATTTGTTAACGACATGTCAAAAATGATGCTACGTGCATATAACGCAGAGTGTGAGAACTGTATGCTCACGGTCAAGGCCGGGAATGGGGATGCGGCTCGTAAACGTCTTGATAGGGCGCGCGATCAAGTAGCGAGACTCGGACGGATGATAAGCCTTGAAATTACTGGTCGATACCACGGTTTGCGTGTAAGGGAATTAGAGCTGACTCTCGAATATCAAAACGCGAAGAAGCGTGAGAAAGAAGAGGAGCGGGAACGTAAAGCGCGGTTACGCGAAGAAGCTCGCGCGCAAAAAGAGCTTGAAGCTGAGAAGAATCGTCTCGAGAAAGAAAAACAACACTACCTCAACGTGATCGCCACAATGGAAGCCACCGGCAACACCGAAGAAATCCAAACCCTTAAAGACAAACTCGTTGAGATTGATAAGAGCATTAATGACGTTGATTACCGGGCGGCGAATATCCGCGCCGGCTACGTGTACGTGATCTCTAACATCGGCAGTTTTGGTGAGGACATGGTTAAGATCGGCATGACCCGCAGGCTCAACCCGCTAGACCGTGTTCGTGAGCTTTCTGACGCTTCAGTGCCGTTTAACTTTGACGTGCACGCTCTGTTCTTCAGTGAAGATGCTGTGGGCGTGGAGACAGAGCTTCATCACCGTTTCGCAGATCAGCGTGTGAACTTGATTAATCAGCGGCGCGAGTTTTTCAAGGTGACGCCTGCTCAGGTAAAAGACGCGCTAGCTGACATTTCAGGCAACCTGCTTGAGTTTGTGGACGAGCCAGAAGCAGAGCAGTACCGTATGTCGGTGCAAATGAGGGAAAGCAGTAAATAGCGCTTGTGAAATGGTTTGCCGCCAGTCCTTTATTTGGGGCTGGCGGCTTTTCTTGTCCTACCCCTGGTGTAGAAATAGGGACTGTGAGTGATAGGCGTATTGAGTGGTTGGAGAGCGTCGCCCACGTGGCCGGCGTGGAAGTAGAATACTCGCCTACCAATAGTCTGGATGGCTTCTACGAACACTCCCAGCGCCGCGACAAGAAATGCTCCCTATTCCACGCTTGACACAAGTCTAGTCGCTACGCGTATACTGGGAAACAACGGAGGTCTTGACCTGAACAGTCAGCACCCTTCGTTCCCCCGCTACCAGGGTTAGTGGAGGGGTGTGCGTGAGGTTTTCGCACGTTCATACATACCTAGGTTCGCCACTCGGAAAAGGGTGGCGAACTTTTATTTTGGGTATTAACTCCTATTTGCCTATGGCGCTTCGTATGATGCGGGTGTGAATGGGCTGCATGAGGCTGAGGTAGTGAACTGGCTAGGTCGGCAGGGTGTTGAGGTGGTGGAGGCCCGCCTACCGGCTGGGGAGTGGGGTTTCTACTCGCTACGAGACAGGCTGGTCGTGATCGACAGTGGGCTCACCGGCTCGCAGCGACTGTTTGCTCTGCTGCATGAGAGCGTGCACGTGGAGGCGGAGCATGATGGGCATCAGTGTGTGCGCGTTGAAAAGCGGATTGACGAGCAGGTCGCGCAGATCATGATTGACCTCGCGGATTACGCGTGGGCTGAGTCGCAGTACGGTTGGAATACTCCCGCCATTGCCCTTGAGCTGGACGTGCCACGCCGCGCAGTCCAGGCATACCGCAGAGCGCTGGAGCGCGCCGCGGTGCAGAACCTAGCCAGAACCTGAGTTTTCGCCCGCCGTGTCGAACTGTTGTGTTTTCGGGGTTTTGTGTGGGTGTGGGTTAGGCTCCCAGCGCTACCGCCATTAAGAACCGCAAGATACCAACGAAAAGTCAGGGTTGGCGGTTCAGGGAAAACCGGACGGTGCACCAACGGTGCACATTCAGACCAAACTGCACACTTCGTGAGCGCTCAAAAGTAGTTAACGCTCAGACCTAGCGTGCTCAGTGAATAGCGCTAAACGCCCCGCCGCCTGACACCCTCACTGCTAGCCACACAGACACAGCGACAAGGCAATCGAGACAGCGGCCACGACAAAACGAACAGTGTCACGCCGCCAGCAGCGGTCTTACAGTTCTTCTTTATCGGCTGACTGCACACCGGGCACAGCCGAGTCTGACGGGATTTCCTCACCAATCATAATCAACACAAGAAATCAAGAATCATCACGACTTAACCCCGAAAAACATAAGTTCACCAGGAAACGCCGACCTGGCAAGCCGAAACACTCAACCGGAGCACCACGTTTTGGCAATTAACCCTTCTTTGGCTCCTGCCCTCTCCTGCGAGTCGGCAGGGGCCAGGTCTGTCA
The sequence above is a segment of the Schaalia radingae genome. Coding sequences within it:
- a CDS encoding DUF3800 domain-containing protein; amino-acid sequence: MTTGPSNESTALIPKHEGDYFVYADETGNLDFKSADSPYFGFGTAMFPANHATQMWDAHFLRLSLQDQGVSLPNGFHAAKDSWNVRRQVFLMLADQEITVDSTFLYKANAYKKILLHADPQMRLYKMAWYLHFKDLCQRRIPKQAHIYAIVASFGTKMRAEAAREALKDVADQQPQDITLCVWDSASCFGLQAADYALWAINRHVSGRALDHYEDLIKPYVRSVFLPWGNK
- a CDS encoding helix-turn-helix domain-containing protein, producing the protein MSTDEMHRLGKAVLQRRQDLGLSQDDVGKKGGPSTTTLSKIENGEAPSIRTRTKEDLERVLKWPKGTIDALLNGEELPPIPLVDRTDCDVTAGMSETQVSGQHLASAFEQVAQFNVIALETLSPRDRIFGLSWLLGRDIHDIDLLTERDAEELLAIVKAAFMREGRRLQTSKDAYRTASTPSGFTRAQIDSELENGGTFADAIRRLSDREDDLLHQEVYGGTPPPDPDDYGVYAQRGDVEAEQEASQEMP
- a CDS encoding DUF4041 domain-containing protein encodes the protein MFGRKKQQIQQLQEQVDSLQQVLAEAGGGDLAGLAEEVVTKRAELQSLIRELDSETEKAQSKLAKTQSELNETEQKLSHTQNELDALRGLYADVHALDELGFTSYANPAKDSVALGEELKRVQTEAKQILQSKRATTAVSGFTFNNSAAKGRKFVNDMSKMMLRAYNAECENCMLTVKAGNGDAARKRLDRARDQVARLGRMISLEITGRYHGLRVRELELTLEYQNAKKREKEEERERKARLREEARAQKELEAEKNRLEKEKQHYLNVIATMEATGNTEEIQTLKDKLVEIDKSINDVDYRAANIRAGYVYVISNIGSFGEDMVKIGMTRRLNPLDRVRELSDASVPFNFDVHALFFSEDAVGVETELHHRFADQRVNLINQRREFFKVTPAQVKDALADISGNLLEFVDEPEAEQYRMSVQMRESSK